The genomic segment ATTTTTCGGATTGAAATGCAGCGAGCAAAGTTCCGTGTGAACAACATCAGCGCGTGCCGGTTCAGGGTTCTGCTGGTTGAGCATTAATCCGGTGGTTACACGCAAAGCAGGAATCGAGGCGTAACACCCCATATGATAAATCTGCGTGGTTCGCGTCTGGCTGTGCCAGGCTTTGCCGTCAACCAATCGCTGAATGGCGCTCGGTGAAGCGTAGCCCGTGCAGGTCACATGAATTAAATCGGCAGGCGGCGGTTCGTCATTCTCGTAAAATCGTTCGACGGCGCGATTGACGGTATTGGCGAAGAATTGATTTCGCGTGTCCAGTCCTTTGCCTTCGGGCGCTTCTTCGATATTGAAGACCTGCATCTGTTGCCATTCGCGATGCGAGAAATCTTCCAGTTCGGTGCCGCGCCAGCCGATATGTTTGGGCGAACAGCCGAACCGCCGAATCAGCTTTTCAAATCGCGGAGCCATTTCCGATACTTTGGACTCATCGTTGGTAACAATCGCTTCAGCTTTCGCATGTGCCGCCGCTAGCCAGGCGATGCACTCTTCCTGTGTGCCGTAATAAGAAGGGAACTGCTTCCTGAAATCGTATAACAGTGGCAGAGGTTTCATACGGTCTCCTTTTTAAGTGTAACGCCGGTATTTGAAAAAAAACCAGGCAAGCAATTTAACCTTTTATGGAAGAAGTAGCCAATTAAAGCGAATAAAATTGTTTGTAAAAAATAGATATAGCCACAGAGAGCCGAAGATTGATAGTAGATATGGCAAATGTGTATAGTGTGGATATTAATCTTTAGCGAATCGGGTGTTTATGAACAAACTCGACATTGCCGCGC from the Acidobacteriota bacterium genome contains:
- a CDS encoding 3-oxoacyl-[acyl-carrier-protein] synthase III C-terminal domain-containing protein, which produces MKPLPLLYDFRKQFPSYYGTQEECIAWLAAAHAKAEAIVTNDESKVSEMAPRFEKLIRRFGCSPKHIGWRGTELEDFSHREWQQMQVFNIEEAPEGKGLDTRNQFFANTVNRAVERFYENDEPPPADLIHVTCTGYASPSAIQRLVDGKAWHSQTRTTQIYHMGCYASIPALRVTTGLMLNQQNPEPARADVVHTELCSLHFNPKNHSPEQLVVQSLFADGFIRYSMAIDEDVAKGRPTPAFEVLSVREEMVANSLEDMTWVVSEFGFRMTLSRDVPNKIANSISGFLERLFAQGGENYAESKPTAVFAIHPGGPKIIDTVQELIDVSNEQTTQSRAVLFERGNMSSATLPHIWSKVLDDDNVKSGTLVASIGFGPGLTMAGALFRKR